A stretch of Argiope bruennichi chromosome 10, qqArgBrue1.1, whole genome shotgun sequence DNA encodes these proteins:
- the LOC129988686 gene encoding cytochrome P450 4C1-like isoform X2, with protein sequence MILQLDEWQNLRTTALICLIILIIYKCLQYTRIVARKHAMFRPSSVPRLSVLRYFSVLISVYKQSTPNCPALALGLQWVWCLCLLYGQKGLLGGTVLYKPGMMFYKPETVEVLLNNTELIEKGILYKLIAPWLGAGLITSGGEKWRKHRKMLTPTFHFSILENFIPVFQEQSEILVSKLQLCIQEPWIDALPLISACTLDALCQTAMGISINAQNDENCEYCKAIHEIGESFMFRAPRPWLYPDIIFNLTSHGRKFNTNIQIVHGLSEQVIKDKKIEMTTGVNGNSKSEKETEGSYFQKRKPFLELLLEYHLKDPTFTERYIREEVDTFMFAGHDTTAATISWTLYCLGVHQEIQKKVHEELDMIFKMEENNSISRETLTRMKYLECVIKETMRLYPTVPLILRENKQPFKVLGHNIYTGTMCGIFIFGLHRDPVSFPNPEIFDPDRFLPENSRNRHPYAFVAFSAGPRNCIGQKFAMMEMKIILSSILRRFRVSSLDGREKVIIYPSLVTRSVKPLRLKFESR encoded by the exons ATGATTCTCCAATTGGATGAATGGCAAAACCTTCGAACAACTGcattaatttgtttgataatattaattatttacaaatgtcTACAATACACCAGAATTGTTGCAAGAAAGCATGCAATGTTTCGACCATCTTCGGTACCAAGACTTAGCGTATTGCGCTATTTTTCAGTGCTGATTTCTGTTTATAAGCAAAGCACGCCTAACTGCCCAGCACTGGCAT tggGACTTCAATGGGTTTGGTGTCTATGTCTATTGTATGGACAGAAAGGTCTGCTGGGTGGAACAGTTCTTTATAAGCCTGGAATGATGTTTTATAAACCAGAAACAGTAGAG gttttattaaataatacagaacTTATTGAGAAAGGCATCTTATATAAGCTTATTGCACCTTGGCTGGGCGCTGGACTCATTACTAg TGGAGGCGAAAAATGGCGGAAACATCGGAAGATGCTAACACCAACATTCCATTTTTCCATTCTGGAGAATTTCATTCCTGTGTTCCAAGAGCAGTccgaaattttggtttcaaaattacAGCTCTGTATTCAGGAACCATGGATAGATGCTCTGCCACTTATATCTGCTTGCACATTAGATGCCTTATGCC AGACTGCTATGGGAATTTCCATTAATGCTCAAAACGATGAAAACTGTGAATATTGTAAAGCAATTCATGA aattgGAGAGAGTTTCATGTTCCGGGCTCCGCGGCCATGGTTATATCCTGACATCATCTTCAACTTGACTTCACACGGGAGAAAGTTCAACACTAACATTCAAATTGTTCATGGGTTAAGTGAGCAG GTAATAAAAGACAAGAAAATTGAAATGACAACAGGTGTTAATGGGAATTCGAAATCAGAGAAAGAAACGGAAGGAAGCtattttcaaaagagaaaacCATTTTTAGAGTTACTTTTGGAATATCATCTGAAAGATCCGACATTTACAGAAAGATATATAAGAGAAGAAGTGGATACTTTCATGTttgcg GGTCATGATACTACAGCCGCAACAATAAGTTGGACCTTATATTGTTTAGGAGTTCAccaagaaattcagaaaaaagttcACGAAGAACtagatatgatatttaaaatggaGGAGAACAATAGCATATCACGCGAAACTTTGACACGAATGAAATATCTTGAATGCGTCATCAAG GAAACAATGCGACTGTATCCAACCGTTCCACTCATCTTAAGGGAAAACAAACAACCTTTTAAAGttt tggGTCATAACATATATACTGGTACAATGTgcggtatttttatttttggattgcATCGGGATCCTGTGTCATTTCCCAATCCAGAAATATTCGATCCAGATCGTTTCCTACCAGAAAACAGTAGAAATAGGCATCCTTATGCTTTTGTTGCCTTTTCTGCTGGACCTCGGAACTGTATAG GTCAGAAATTCGCAAtgatggaaatgaaaataattttatcaagcaTTCTCAGACGCTTCCGTGTCTCTTCTTTGGACGGCAGAGAAAAAGTGATTATCTACCCTAGTCTTGTTACTCGAAGTGTTAAACCTTTGAGACTGAAGTTTGAGTCCAGGTGA
- the LOC129988686 gene encoding cytochrome P450 4C1-like isoform X3, with amino-acid sequence MQRIEMILQLDEWQNLRTTALICLIILIIYKCLQYTRIVARKHAMFRPSSVPRLSVLRYFSVLISVYKQSTPNCPALALGLQWVWCLCLLYGQKGLLGGTVLYKPGMMFYKPETVEVLLNNTELIEKGILYKLIAPWLGAGLITSGGEKWRKHRKMLTPTFHFSILENFIPVFQEQSEILVSKLQLCIQEPWIDALPLISACTLDALCQTAMGISINAQNDENCEYCKAIHEIGESFMFRAPRPWLYPDIIFNLTSHGRKFNTNIQIVHGLSEQVIKDKKIEMTTGVNGNSKSEKETEGSYFQKRKPFLELLLEYHLKDPTFTERYIREEVDTFMFAGHDTTAATISWTLYCLGVHQEIQKKVHEELDMIFKMEENNSISRETLTRMKYLECVIKETMRLYPTVPLILRENKQPFKVCQKFAMMEMKIILSSILRRFRVSSLDGREKVIIYPSLVTRSVKPLRLKFESR; translated from the exons ATTGAAATGATTCTCCAATTGGATGAATGGCAAAACCTTCGAACAACTGcattaatttgtttgataatattaattatttacaaatgtcTACAATACACCAGAATTGTTGCAAGAAAGCATGCAATGTTTCGACCATCTTCGGTACCAAGACTTAGCGTATTGCGCTATTTTTCAGTGCTGATTTCTGTTTATAAGCAAAGCACGCCTAACTGCCCAGCACTGGCAT tggGACTTCAATGGGTTTGGTGTCTATGTCTATTGTATGGACAGAAAGGTCTGCTGGGTGGAACAGTTCTTTATAAGCCTGGAATGATGTTTTATAAACCAGAAACAGTAGAG gttttattaaataatacagaacTTATTGAGAAAGGCATCTTATATAAGCTTATTGCACCTTGGCTGGGCGCTGGACTCATTACTAg TGGAGGCGAAAAATGGCGGAAACATCGGAAGATGCTAACACCAACATTCCATTTTTCCATTCTGGAGAATTTCATTCCTGTGTTCCAAGAGCAGTccgaaattttggtttcaaaattacAGCTCTGTATTCAGGAACCATGGATAGATGCTCTGCCACTTATATCTGCTTGCACATTAGATGCCTTATGCC AGACTGCTATGGGAATTTCCATTAATGCTCAAAACGATGAAAACTGTGAATATTGTAAAGCAATTCATGA aattgGAGAGAGTTTCATGTTCCGGGCTCCGCGGCCATGGTTATATCCTGACATCATCTTCAACTTGACTTCACACGGGAGAAAGTTCAACACTAACATTCAAATTGTTCATGGGTTAAGTGAGCAG GTAATAAAAGACAAGAAAATTGAAATGACAACAGGTGTTAATGGGAATTCGAAATCAGAGAAAGAAACGGAAGGAAGCtattttcaaaagagaaaacCATTTTTAGAGTTACTTTTGGAATATCATCTGAAAGATCCGACATTTACAGAAAGATATATAAGAGAAGAAGTGGATACTTTCATGTttgcg GGTCATGATACTACAGCCGCAACAATAAGTTGGACCTTATATTGTTTAGGAGTTCAccaagaaattcagaaaaaagttcACGAAGAACtagatatgatatttaaaatggaGGAGAACAATAGCATATCACGCGAAACTTTGACACGAATGAAATATCTTGAATGCGTCATCAAG GAAACAATGCGACTGTATCCAACCGTTCCACTCATCTTAAGGGAAAACAAACAACCTTTTAAAGttt GTCAGAAATTCGCAAtgatggaaatgaaaataattttatcaagcaTTCTCAGACGCTTCCGTGTCTCTTCTTTGGACGGCAGAGAAAAAGTGATTATCTACCCTAGTCTTGTTACTCGAAGTGTTAAACCTTTGAGACTGAAGTTTGAGTCCAGGTGA
- the LOC129988686 gene encoding cytochrome P450 4C1-like isoform X1: protein MQRIEMILQLDEWQNLRTTALICLIILIIYKCLQYTRIVARKHAMFRPSSVPRLSVLRYFSVLISVYKQSTPNCPALALGLQWVWCLCLLYGQKGLLGGTVLYKPGMMFYKPETVEVLLNNTELIEKGILYKLIAPWLGAGLITSGGEKWRKHRKMLTPTFHFSILENFIPVFQEQSEILVSKLQLCIQEPWIDALPLISACTLDALCQTAMGISINAQNDENCEYCKAIHEIGESFMFRAPRPWLYPDIIFNLTSHGRKFNTNIQIVHGLSEQVIKDKKIEMTTGVNGNSKSEKETEGSYFQKRKPFLELLLEYHLKDPTFTERYIREEVDTFMFAGHDTTAATISWTLYCLGVHQEIQKKVHEELDMIFKMEENNSISRETLTRMKYLECVIKETMRLYPTVPLILRENKQPFKVLGHNIYTGTMCGIFIFGLHRDPVSFPNPEIFDPDRFLPENSRNRHPYAFVAFSAGPRNCIGQKFAMMEMKIILSSILRRFRVSSLDGREKVIIYPSLVTRSVKPLRLKFESR from the exons ATTGAAATGATTCTCCAATTGGATGAATGGCAAAACCTTCGAACAACTGcattaatttgtttgataatattaattatttacaaatgtcTACAATACACCAGAATTGTTGCAAGAAAGCATGCAATGTTTCGACCATCTTCGGTACCAAGACTTAGCGTATTGCGCTATTTTTCAGTGCTGATTTCTGTTTATAAGCAAAGCACGCCTAACTGCCCAGCACTGGCAT tggGACTTCAATGGGTTTGGTGTCTATGTCTATTGTATGGACAGAAAGGTCTGCTGGGTGGAACAGTTCTTTATAAGCCTGGAATGATGTTTTATAAACCAGAAACAGTAGAG gttttattaaataatacagaacTTATTGAGAAAGGCATCTTATATAAGCTTATTGCACCTTGGCTGGGCGCTGGACTCATTACTAg TGGAGGCGAAAAATGGCGGAAACATCGGAAGATGCTAACACCAACATTCCATTTTTCCATTCTGGAGAATTTCATTCCTGTGTTCCAAGAGCAGTccgaaattttggtttcaaaattacAGCTCTGTATTCAGGAACCATGGATAGATGCTCTGCCACTTATATCTGCTTGCACATTAGATGCCTTATGCC AGACTGCTATGGGAATTTCCATTAATGCTCAAAACGATGAAAACTGTGAATATTGTAAAGCAATTCATGA aattgGAGAGAGTTTCATGTTCCGGGCTCCGCGGCCATGGTTATATCCTGACATCATCTTCAACTTGACTTCACACGGGAGAAAGTTCAACACTAACATTCAAATTGTTCATGGGTTAAGTGAGCAG GTAATAAAAGACAAGAAAATTGAAATGACAACAGGTGTTAATGGGAATTCGAAATCAGAGAAAGAAACGGAAGGAAGCtattttcaaaagagaaaacCATTTTTAGAGTTACTTTTGGAATATCATCTGAAAGATCCGACATTTACAGAAAGATATATAAGAGAAGAAGTGGATACTTTCATGTttgcg GGTCATGATACTACAGCCGCAACAATAAGTTGGACCTTATATTGTTTAGGAGTTCAccaagaaattcagaaaaaagttcACGAAGAACtagatatgatatttaaaatggaGGAGAACAATAGCATATCACGCGAAACTTTGACACGAATGAAATATCTTGAATGCGTCATCAAG GAAACAATGCGACTGTATCCAACCGTTCCACTCATCTTAAGGGAAAACAAACAACCTTTTAAAGttt tggGTCATAACATATATACTGGTACAATGTgcggtatttttatttttggattgcATCGGGATCCTGTGTCATTTCCCAATCCAGAAATATTCGATCCAGATCGTTTCCTACCAGAAAACAGTAGAAATAGGCATCCTTATGCTTTTGTTGCCTTTTCTGCTGGACCTCGGAACTGTATAG GTCAGAAATTCGCAAtgatggaaatgaaaataattttatcaagcaTTCTCAGACGCTTCCGTGTCTCTTCTTTGGACGGCAGAGAAAAAGTGATTATCTACCCTAGTCTTGTTACTCGAAGTGTTAAACCTTTGAGACTGAAGTTTGAGTCCAGGTGA